From a region of the bacterium genome:
- a CDS encoding GatB/YqeY domain-containing protein, which produces MSLVQRITSDMKEALKSKDQLRLSVLRMAKAAVQNYVISKRTSGQSQPADDLNDDGVITVLSSMIKQRQESVDIYRTHGDEKKASQEEAEVAILREYMPSQLGDDELKKLVEEAIAEANASSPKEMGLVMKALMPKVKGKADGKRVSEAVKKYLVQR; this is translated from the coding sequence ATGTCTCTTGTTCAGCGCATTACATCGGATATGAAAGAGGCGTTGAAGAGCAAGGACCAGCTTCGTCTTAGCGTCCTCAGGATGGCAAAGGCCGCAGTTCAGAATTATGTGATCAGCAAGAGAACGTCGGGGCAAAGCCAGCCTGCAGATGATCTCAATGATGATGGCGTTATCACCGTCTTGTCATCGATGATTAAACAGCGTCAGGAATCGGTTGATATCTATAGAACACACGGCGATGAGAAAAAGGCCTCTCAGGAAGAGGCTGAAGTTGCGATATTGAGAGAATATATGCCATCACAGCTCGGAGATGATGAACTTAAGAAACTTGTCGAAGAGGCGATAGCTGAGGCTAATGCATCTTCGCCAAAGGAGATGGGGCTTGTGATGAAGGCGCTGATGCCCAAGGTTAAGGGTAAAGCAGATGGCAAAAGGGTGAGTGAGGCTGTGAAGAAGTACCTCGTTCAGAGGTAG